Proteins encoded together in one Lathyrus oleraceus cultivar Zhongwan6 chromosome 5, CAAS_Psat_ZW6_1.0, whole genome shotgun sequence window:
- the LOC127088306 gene encoding protein LEAD-SENSITIVE 1-like, with protein MEVLSNKIDRKQLKPGDHIYVWRQAYLYAHHGIYVQEEMVIHFTRETSGTQTLFDRLFTSSFSALNTHIPCQKCVAAKQTRSNGVILSCLDCFLSGGEPCLFLYGVNKLHFLNQGRGGTCTLASSDPADEVIHRANYLVENGFGGYHVSENNCEDFAIYCKTGLRVITNDSVGGGSGQAIRSAVKSVVRLAVRYYSPTFFGRVSGKRLVSDIGYREDVTKVPVEKI; from the exons ATGGAAGTTCTTTCCAATAAGATTGATCGGAAACAATTGAAACCAGGCGATCACATTTACGTTTGGAGGCAGGCTTATCTTTATGCACATCATG GAATATATGTTCAAGAGGAAATGGTAATCCACTTCACAAGAGAAACAAGTGGAACACAAACTCTTTTCGATCGTCTCTTTACAAGTTCATTCTCCGCTTTGAATACTCACATTCCATGTCAAAAATGTGTTGCTGCTAAGCAAACAAGGAGTAATGGTGTCATCTTGTCTTGCTTAGACTGTTTTCTCTCTGGTGGTGAACCATGCCTCTTTCTGTATGGTGTCAACAAACTACATTTTCTAAACCAAGGTCGAGGAGGTACGTGCACCCTTGCTTCTTCTGATCCAGCAGATGAAGTCATTCACCGAGCTAATTATCTTGTTGAAAATGGATTTGGTGGCTACCATGTCTCCGAGAATAACTGTGAAGATTTTGCAATTTATTGCAAAACGGGCCTTCGAGTAATCACAAACGACAGTGTAGGAGGGGGGAGTGGACAGGCAATAAGATCTGCTGTCAAGTCTGTAGTCCGTTTGGCTGTCCGTTATTATAGTCCAACATTTTTTGGTCGTGTAAGCGGTAAAAGATTGGTTTCTGATATTGGATATCGCGAAGATGTAACTAAAGTACCAGTGGAAAAAATCTGA
- the LOC127088305 gene encoding protein LEAD-SENSITIVE 1, which produces MGVLSNKIDRKQLKAGDHIYSWRKAYLYAHHGIYVGEGTVIHFTAVRGTQTGTPTIVDNLFASSAPSFDTDIPCPRCSDCNQTMTDGVISSCLDCFLSGGELHLFEYGVSKIHFLAQARGGTCTLASSDPTQEVVTRALNLLENGFGDYHFFENNCEDFAVYCKTELVVRINSIVGGGGSGQVASYLAAVNCIGSLPLGFVKTSFYGRVLVHCGMYCIRRLVSDIGFRSGVTKVPVEKIHEMARWEN; this is translated from the exons atGGGAGTTCTTTCCAATAAGATTGATCGGAAGCAATTGAAAGCAGGCGATCACATTTACTCTTGGAGGAAGGCTTACCTCTATGCACATCACG GAATATATGTTGGTGAGGGAACGGTAATCCACTTCACAGCTGTAAGAGGAACACAAACCGGAACGCCAACTATTGTTGACAATCTTTTCGCAAGTTCAGCTCCTTCCTTTGACACCGACATTCCATGCCCAAGATGCAGTGACTGCAACCAAACAATGACGGATGGTGTCATCTCATCTTGCTTAGATTGTTTTCTTTCTGGAGGAGAACTACATCTCTTTGAGTATGGTGTATCTAAAATTCATTTTCTAGCACAAGCTAGAGGAGGTACCTGCACTCTCGCATCTTCGGATCCAACTCAAGAAGTTGTTACTCGCGCCTTGAATCTTCTTGAAAATGGATTTGGTGACTACCATTTCTTCGAGAATAACTGTGAGGATTTTGCGGTTTATTGCAAAACAGAACTGGTTGTAAGGATAAACAGCATTGTAGGTGGTGGCGGAAGTGGACAGGTTGCATCTTACTTGGCTGCTGTCAACTGCATAGGTTCTTTGCCGCTTGGATTTGTGAAGACGAGTTTTTACGGTAGGGTATTGGTTCATTGTGGAATGTACTGCATTAGAAGATTGGTTTCTGATATTGGATTTCGCAGTGGGGTAACTAAAGTTCCTGTTGAAAAAATACATGAGATGGCTAGGTGGGAAAACTAG
- the LOC127088307 gene encoding protein LEAD-SENSITIVE 1, whose protein sequence is MEVLSNKIDRKQLKPGDHIYVWRQSYLYAHHGIYVREGMVIHFTRETSGTQTLFDRLFTSSFPALDTHIPCQKCVDAKQTRSNGVILSCLDCFLSGGEPCLFLYGVNKLHFLNQARGGTCTLASSDPADEVIHRANYLVENGFGGYHVSENNCEDFAIYCKTGLRVITNDSVGGGSGQAIRSAVKSVVRLAVRYYSPTFFGRVSYSGKRLVSDIGYREDVTKVPVEKI, encoded by the exons ATGGAAGTTCTTTCCAATAAGATTGATCGGAAACAATTGAAACCAGGCGATCACATTTACGTTTGGAGGCAGTCTTATCTTTATGCACATCATG GAATATATGTTCGAGAGGGAATGGTAATACACTTCACAAGAGAAACAAGTGGAACACAAACTCTTTTCGACCGTCTCTTTACAAGTTCATTCCCCGCTTTGGATACGCACATTCCATGTCAAAAATGTGTTGATGCTAAGCAAACAAGGAGTAATGGTGTCATCTTGTCTTGCTTAGACTGTTTTCTCTCTGGTGGTGAACCATGCCTCTTTCTGTATGGTGTCAACAAACTACATTTTCTAAACCAAGCTCGAGGAGGTACGTGCACCCTTGCTTCTTCTGATCCAGCAGATGAAGTCATTCACCGAGCTAATTATCTTGTTGAAAATGGATTTGGTGGCTACCATGTCTCCGAGAATAACTGTGAAGATTTTGCAATTTATTGCAAAACGGGCCTTCGAGTAATCACAAACGACAGTGTAGGAGGGGGGAGTGGACAGGCAATAAGATCTGCTGTCAAGTCTGTAGTCCGTTTGGCTGTCCGTTATTATAGTCCAACATTTTTTGGTCGTGTATCGTACAGCGGTAAAAGATTGGTTTCTGATATTGGATATCGCGAAGATGTAACTAAAGTACCAGTGGAAAAAATCTGA